One Hevea brasiliensis isolate MT/VB/25A 57/8 chromosome 6, ASM3005281v1, whole genome shotgun sequence genomic window, CAATGTATGCTCTAGGCCTTCATTCTAGCTAGAAAATGAATAGGAAATTAAGGGTTCATGATATGTAATATTTaaagaataatattttattttaattatttattaattgtaCTGcaacaaataaataatattgaaaattaatataaatttaaataaaatattaaaataaatatcattaaaggAGAGAGGATAAAATAAGAACTCCATGCAACATCTTCTTAAAATGTCTTAAAAGGGTTTTacttgctttatatatatatatatattaaaactgataagtttagagatataaATACCATTTGGCCCATAAAATCTTCTAGTCATATCCTTGCTATCTCTACTTTGCCAGGGCATTTTAGGGTTCTATTTGATTGGGGTAACTTGCTTAGAAAAGTTTAAGAGTCTCGTTGTAACAGTTATatgagaaaatcacttttttaaatatattaattaaaaaatattaaaaaataatttaaaattaaatttaattaattttaattataaaaataataaaataatttttttaattattttttaaataacatctaaaattatatttttattcaattttcttaatGTACGGAAACTTCAACTTTGTTGGCATCAAGTCTTCTTCCTTCCAACTTTACCCCTCTTGCTTCCCTATCTTTCTCCGTAATCTTCCTGCTCTTTCAATGAACAGTTATGCCCTTTAATTGTTAAATCAATAAATAGCACTCTTCAAAACAATTACTAAGGAGTAGTAGGGTGGGGAGAACATAGGAAAAGCTCAAAAAACTAGAGGGTTAGGAGGGCATTGATGGGCCATTAATCCTAGTTTATATGTGCAAGGAACCATGATCTTGCTAACGATTtgcatttatttatatttataaatggaATCTCTAAATAGTTATAGTTATGTAAAAGTATTTCATTGTGTACATTGTTAAagtcaaataaaaaatttatgataaacttatattaaaaataatgaaaaattagataataaatataataagaaaaacttaaattaaaactCTATTTGTTTcacacaaaataatttatatgtgaaaaatattttttatagtattagaaaatattttttttgaaattatttttattatttaattacaatGTTAGAATAAAGATATGTGTTTATATcatttatgtataaatatttttatattttaataaaattattaaaatttaaaaaataaaaaaatgatttctcttttaaatgaaaaagaaaattctttttttttgaaaatactttatttttcctttaatcagaaaaaaatatttttcattaacttATTATTATAAGTGATCCAAATGCTAtataatatgaaaaatattttttacaaaataaatgaaacttaaaagaaatgaaaaatatgTATTTCCTATTCATTTTTCTTAAAATACTCTATCAATTACCTCAaacaagaaatttttttttatttgtataatgtccgtatctctctctctctctctctctctctccttactCTGTATCACTCTATTTCTCTCTCTTTCCATGATTTTCTGTCTCTCTCCCTATTTTTGTCTCTCAAACTCTCATCCACAATAgccatttaacttttttttttactttttttaaaattttaaaattcttaaatttctgctcatcataaaatttttaaaaattatttatttattaaattaaagagtgaattatttttttaaaaaaaattgtatatttaattaattattttaaaaatgaataataaccttctttatttttatatttcgttatataacatattaataattttttaaaattctttttatagcaatcaattaaaaattttaaaatttctattgATTAAAATATCTCTAAAACTactctttttttaattaaattttttattaagttaGAAAATAGGcgacttatattttaaaaattacatatatacaaatataaatacactaaaattatatatataaaatttaagcatttattttaaaaaacatattttattgcattaaaaatttaaaggaTTTTAATAATGATAATTCAAAAAATTGCGGCTTAACGAGTGTTTTTTCCTCTATTTATTCTTTATTCGTATAtgacaaaataataaaaaataatatgttaatatctttacaataaaattataatgaatgaagaattttattattaataatatgattatgaaaatataaaatttagaaaaatatatattaaattatattattaaattaaaaaaaatatgaatgACACATGCAACACGGAACAAAACTGACTAGTTACATTATAAAGTAGATGTCCAACATTCAAtatttaaatgaaaagaaaattaggtGATGCAAATTTTGACAAGCAATCTCTCACATTAGAAGATCACAAGAAAGTGCTAATTATGCAATTCCTTCTCCCAACCATGCTAAATTCACTTGGTGTGTGTAACTTGTGCTTCTTGGCCGTGCTCACTAGAATGGAAAAGGAAAGGCAACCAACATCCATTGTTGTTCATGGTTTGAATGGTACGTACAGTTTGAGGTATATAGAGAAAACAGAGAAATCAGGTCACATGGGGTGCTAATGATTATACAGAAAAGCAGAAAGCAAGACATCTATACGTTAAGTTACACTGCAACATAATTATATATACTGTTTGGTATCGTTGGGCAGAGCAACATGCAACAGGACCTTCTCCATACAAGATGAAATGACTTGGGAAAGCATTTACCAACTCAGTGAATTCTTTGACTGCTGCAGTTTCGCATTATGTAAACTCTCCATCTCTTCCTGCAAATTTTAAATCACTTGGTTCAGTGCTGCCTGCCAGGATTACATACTCATAGTAGCCAAAGAATAAGAAAATGGGCAGCAATTGATTCCTCAAATTTCAACTTAAAACCATTTAGCTTGCCAACGCAAGAAAGTTGAGTACAGCAAGGAAAAATTGGGCACTAATAAAATATGACCGGATTCCCTTTACAAGAATGAATAATTGGTGCCTTCCAAGGAAAACCTTTACTAGTTTACTTTACACTTTGTTTTTCCCATCATTTCATCCAAAGTCAATGGTTTACAATGTGCAGTTTACATTGTAGACGACAAAGTTATCTTAAAATTCCCCTATATTAATATGCCTTGTGCAGAAATGGGATAGTCCTTGATTTCAAATGTCTACTTTCTATCACCAAAACAAGAGAAGCACAAAGTTCAGAGTTTCTACCTAGGCACCCAATAACAGAATAGCTGAAGTAATGTTCATTAGCCAGCCTAACTGAATTCAATATGTGCTGCACAAAACTAAGTTACAAAACAGAGCATGCCAAGTTGATTCTGGATATACCTTGCAAGATTTTAGAAGAGGTCGCAAGAATGACGATCTGAAAAAGCTGAGTGATTTTCCAAGCGAGGTTCTATCACATTCTGCCATGAAAAAGTTGCATATATTTGTATTTAGGTCATCAGTTGAACCCAGAAAAGGGGGAAAAAATCCATAAACGGAATCTGTGAAAGTGCAGTAAACACGAAGCTCTAGCAGCATTCCCCAAAATAAAAGTAAAGCTAATCTTAGTCCACATTTGGTTTGCTTTGAAAAGGGAATGTAATCCAATTCTTGGCATAAAATTCCATCTTTTTTTGGTATAAAAAGAATtcaatatttttaatgatatttaaaatacCATTAAATCTATTAATTATTTAGAGAGAGAGAAATTGAATTCCTATGATCTATACATCCAAGTCCATTCCATTCCATTTCCAAGAGGAAAAAAAATGCCTTAATATTCTGACCACTATGCACGAAAGGCTGCAAAGAAATGCTAGAAATGTGAAGTTCAGCATTATGTTGGCATACCTTTGTCATCATCTGCTCCAACTCCTCCCATGTTAAGTTCTTCCAAAAGCTGCAAATCCAGTATAGTTATACAAGGATTCAAAATAATAGGGAATCCTATATAAGACCATAGAGTAATTAATGCTGCAGCaaacataatatttattatttctaCTTTCACATGCACAGCGGtctaataatatatgcccaaaaaggAACATTTAAGCCTCTAGAAGGCACATACTTGTATATTTAATTTCATCTCAAATGGGGAAGCATACACTAGTGCAGGAAAACATGGTAAATTTTTCCAGAGTTACTCAAAGAATAACTAAGCCTACCTTGGCCCATAAAGctctaatgaaacaagaattaagaaTCCAGAGTATGCAGTAATGAGTTTCTAATCCTTATACACCAAAATGAAACATCCATGGatgtcctttttcttttttcagtaagaaaagggaaggaaacaatgTTCAAATCAATCAGTGTTTCTATATACTTTGTTTTCCTCATAGGTGAGAACAGAGACCATACAACTTAACAAAGCATTCAAAGTAGTTCATATCTACAAGAAAATTTTTTATAGGACTAGGAAATTCAACAGCAATGAGGGGAAAAATGTAGCTGCAATGACATAACCTATAAGAAATAAATCAACGGCACAAACTTGAATTTCAATCCATTCCATCATTTTTGCCCCTATAGCTATTTTACGTAGATCTTTTTCCAGACCAGTTGAAACTATCCACACATCAAGACAAGAATTACTGAATCAGGAAAAAATTGATTGAGTCTACCAATAAACTAGCATTGAAGAGTCATCTAACACACCCCACCAGAAAGTATgcagataaaaaataaaaaataaaaataaaaaaataaaaaaaaagaagcccAGTGCACCATTACCTGGGAAAGTGTTGGTACCACAGTAGGATCAAATTCTTCACAATGTTTTGGGTCAATAGGTACACAAACACGTCCTGGAGCAAACAGAATAAATGAGCATAGCAACAAAAGGGCCTAAATAGATAAGGACTCACAAGGTTAACAATAAATAACAGTCAAAGATTCAAAGGATGATAAACGATTACTCCTTATAAGCTCTATGCACAAACTCTTGGAGGAGGAGAGAAAATGGTTGgacggaaaaaaaaaattgaaatttcaatGCCAATTGATAATTAAGTATGACATGCACTCACAGCTGATACACATAGAACTCCAAATACCCACCTGTTTTTGGATGAATACAGAAAGGTGCCTTCAGCAAATGGTTCATGTGTTTTGAGACCTGACACATACATAGAAAAGTTCAAAATGGTTAGTGCTTAAAACGATAAGTATATAGTTATTGAAAGTATGTAATTCTTTATCTACGCTAGGGGACAACCATGAGGATGTGGCACTATTAGAAGAATTCGTTGTTATGAGGGATAGAACTATAAAAGTGGGGAGGGTTTTTTGTGCAAACCTCCATATCAATCCTAGGATAAGTAAAAGAGAACACAATCTCTTCAACACATCTACGAAGTCCTTGTGCCTGAAAAACAAATAAATATTAAAGCAAAGTAAAAGCTTGCAAGGATAAAAATAAGACCATTAAAATCAGACAAGAATTTTTGCCACAAATTCaaacaaaaattattaaaagCAAGAACTCTCAACTTTGACACAGATGCAGTGAAAGGGCAAATAATCTTACAAAGGCAAGAACTAAAAAATGATTAAAGGGCAAAAACTTTGGCAATTATGATAACCATGCAAGTCTTCTTCTAATCATATAAGATCTTTGTAGACAAATATGTTGATACTAAAACAAGAACATGCCTTGCTCCAAGGAGGTTAGTAACTTTTTGTTTAAGTCATTTGAGTTTGTTAAAAGTAATGTTCCCCAACCCAGTTATGCATCTTTTAATCATGCATTGAAATGCAAAACAACAAATTATCTTTAATGATCACAGTGAATATGCAACACAGTTTGCATTGTGACTGCCTCCAAGCTACAAGATTGTGTTCTGATTATTTTCAAACATCAACCTCCATTAGTCACTTCAATTGACTTGTGTTTTTCACCAATTAACAATTACTTGAGTTGCTTGACACCtttgtttcatttttattcaTCTTACATATCCTTTTCTCTTGCAGCTTTCCTTCCCATTTTTATACCTTACACAGGTTTGTCTTTATAAACAGAAATAGACTTCATAACTGGACAGCACTTCTCCAAGATAATGAGAAATTTCAACTGCaagtcataaacaagaaaaggtgTCCACTGATCATGTATAAACAGGATTGTTGGGCACGCATAATCAATCATTTTATTCAATTTGCAAGAATATCAATGTTAACATCATAATATCAATTCTCCAAAACAAAAGAGAGGAGAGGAAGGGGAggcgggggggggggggtggttggGGTGTGGTGGGGGAGGGGGAGAGAGGGGAGAGAAGGAGGTGGGAGAGAAGGAGGACACAATAACAATCAGTTAATGTTGTTAAGCAATTTATTCTAAGAGCATAGAGAAAATAATTGCCAAGAAATGCAAGAACTACCAGATACTGTGAATTTAAAATggattctcaaaaaaaaaaaaaaaaaaaaaaaaaaagagattaaatGACAAACCGATCCTACTTATATGGAATCAAGATATAATTAACATCAATCAAATTTTCCCCCGAACTTGAATTGAGAAAAATATGATTATTAAGGGCAACAAGCACTAGCTGGGAATTCTATACTCCAAGCAAAATAATACGCATCCACTGGAATTTCCTATATGGAAGTCCATACACATATTAGATTTCAACTGTTATTTGGGTTAGGTATGCATGATAGAAACAAATATTGCCCACCAAAAAGTAATCCATTTCTTACAAAAAATGGAGTTCCACAAATATCAATTTTTACCTTCTTTTGTCCAGATTGTAATGAATGCTTTAGCTGCTCCCATCGAACAAGATTAATGTCTTCTTTTGAAATGGAGGATCGTTTATTATTCTGCCACTTTCCCTGAAGCTCAGAAGTAACAGCTGCAAAGACAACACATTTATTGCTGCAAGAAGACATAGAGATAACTATATATGGAATGAGAAAATAGGCAAGAAAATACATTCATCTGGAATCATCTCCAAAATCTTCCCATATCTCTCTTCAGTTGAAAATAGATTTTGACTGGAAAGCAATTTTGTCTCAAAAAAGTCCTTGAGAACTTCAGTATAAGATCTCCTGCAATGCAATATGACTTAGCTGAACAAATGGGCTCAGACCTTCCATAGGGTGTAGAAGAATAAAGAGGAAAAGTAAAATTAACAATACATGACTACATTTGAGAACTTACACAAGGAAAGGATGAAGAACAGGACCAGTCAGAGAAACCCTTTTATTACTATTTTCATTGCCCTGATGAAAGCACAGAATATGCAGCTTCAATTGAATTTTATCCTATATAAATTCTCATAATGCATATACATTCCTAGAATGTAGTACACCACCTTGTATACTCGGAAATAATCAGCAATAGCTGCCCTCTGTTCATTGGTCAACCTGCATGCATAATGGCAATGAATTTAAACCATTGTGTCATACTCATACCACAGGatagaaaataaaaggaatacAGTTTATTAGCAAAATTACCTCCTTGCTTTTCCATCACAAACCCAGCAATGGACACCACGTCGACCACTAAAAACCCAGAGAATGTGATTGAAACCAAAGTCATCTGCATGATTAGAGAAACTGAGTGgaccttaaaatgaaataatgatGGGTGTGAGACAGGCATGAAATTAGCTGTCTGTTCCCTTTGTTTGTGTGTATAGGAAATTGATTCAGAGCAAAAGGTAAAAAAATGTTTAACCTGAATAAAAGTGGAGGGAACTGAAGAAAACTGATAAAGATTAAGGACTTCCATTAACAACAAAGTTTAAAATTTAGCATTGATATTTACAATTTGAGAGAAACATGCAAGTTATGAGAAAATGTCGCTGACTTATATAATGCAGATATAACACTAGATTCTCAAACTGCTAAAACCAAGGTGACTATCATAGTGAAGACTTCAGGAAGCCTATAAAGTACTCCTACCTCTGAGCGAAGCATCAATCACTTTAATAGCAACAGTCATTAGAGGCCAGCAGTCCAAGCAAACATCAGCTCCTGAGCAGCAATATCTAACATTATCATAATCTGATATATCCTGTACATATTTGGAGCTTGAAGATGTTACAAATTACatcatgataaaaaaaaatgtagaATTAGGCTGTCATAATTTGGTTGCAGCAGAAGTCTGTGGACTTACAATATCAAAAATTAGCTCCCTCTCCACAGGTGTAAAAACATTATCACCACTTTGGGAATAGGCATGCCTCTTTGCAGGCTGTAGCACACAAATATTGTAAAACATAAAGGACATATAAGCAAAAGGGTAAAAAGTTACTATTCCGGTCTACATGGGAAGGAACTAAAACCATCCAGAGAACATAATCTAACTTTCAATTTCATAGCTCGTAATTAGAAATGCTTGAAAGCATAACTGATTCCAAGACTGCATTTAATCTAATCAGTGAGTCTAGTCACCAATAAAGGTAAATGAACATTGTATTTATCGCACATTAAAATCACATTAACCTTTTTAAGCCAAATGTGTAAGACCAGAAACAAGGAACCTAGACAAAAGCAATCATCCAGGACAACAGGTTTATGTACTCAAAACATAGGAACAATCATTAACTTGAAAAGCAAAATAATTATCTTGAATTGAAAATGACAAGCCATGAAAATCTTACATCCACACTGTAAACAGGGCCAATATCTATTTTAAATGGACATTTTTCTTTTATGGTATTCTCCAGTTCAaactcattgttgacagactggaACCGCAGATAAATGTCATTATCCAGCGTGAAAGAGAACTCTCTTCGACCAAAGTAGGACTTGTCACATGCAGGATGCTTCCCATCTATAGAAAAGCAATGAAGTAGAATAATTACATATAAAACAAATATCAGTTTTAATGTGGACTAGTATGAAAACAGTAGGAGTATGGCATGCTTGCTCCCAATGTTGCAAGTTCACACGTACACACAAAAGGATTTGTGGATTACCATTTCCATAGGAAAGCCATTTGAAAATATCAGCATAAGGGAAAAGCTTTCCTGACATAAAGAAAACTTCTggttagtgtttttttttttttttttacaaaacggAAAAAGAGCTAGTGACCATCTTAAATAGGAGACTCAAAGAGCATAGGAAAACAAAAatcagggaaaaaaaaaaaagagaactgGAATTTATATCAGCGACCATAATGAAAAATTTGTGGCATTGTTATTCAACTGGGACAGTAACCTATATCACGGATAATGTtcgactaaaaattaaattgaataagaatacagaaaattaattaaactaaagaaaaatttaatcccTTGCATCACTCCTCCCTACTCAAAAGAAAGAACGATTTACCATAGTAAAGTTTAAGATAGCTAGCATTAAATCCACCTGGGACACCATTTCCCAGGCTTTGGCCATCGATCGACATGTCATCCCTTCCATTATCAACTTCCATCATCTGGTCTACACCTTTTGCTTGATGCTGAAAAATCAAGCAAAGAGTCACCATCATTATTATTTTGAAGAAATGGCCGAAATTACTTCAAAAAGCACAAAACCTGTAGATACAATAGTCCAAGcgtcaatgaaaaagaaagaataATCGGGTAGAAGTTGTTGATGATGTGATGGTGGAGTGGAGGAGCTCTGCTGTGATAGCGAGAGAGGCAACAAAGGTGGTGTTGTGGATCTGGTGGTGACGGTGGCCGGAATTGGGGCGATGGGGGCGAGAGAAGTGTGATAGTGTGGAGTGGTGAGGATTAGGTTTTAGTGCTTGTAGTTCTGGAGCTGAGAATCTTAGAACAGGGAGATTAGGCGGGAAAATTTTAGGGCTATTGAGTTTTGTGGCGAGGAAAGATTAATAAAGTGTAGGGTCTTCAATCAGACGGTAGCTGACCAGTTCATCAAGGTTTTAATGTACACCCGTTTCAGATTGATTTTGAGTTGGGATTAGGGCTAATTCGTTCGATTTCAAATCAActagattaattttttaaaatgacaaaaataaaaatttttaaaaaaatcaaacctacatgaaaataaaataaaataaaaactatataattacaaaaaaaaatccATATTATTCAATTATCGTCTATGTTCAATTTTAGCCTAACCATCTATGCATGCCTAAGCCTCAAAGTTATATAGACTCTCATCAAGTAAgtattttcataatttctaaatttttataattttttaatatttataggaAGAtactataatatatatatatataaattaaaatatataaatacttaTAAAATCATATCACATGTTTAAGAAATTTTAATAATACCATGCTAAAACACCCTTAATCTTCCACACATACACCTTTAATTAACACTTAacatcattaaaaaaaataataattttatttaaaaatataaattatttaaaatttaaaaatataaaatatttaaaatttcattttaaaagtaaaattaattttattagataataccattttgagttaaaatatcattttaactgtttttaattataaatttaattattaatattaaataatatttgacttaataattttatttttaataattattgatattaaattaaa contains:
- the LOC110670166 gene encoding uncharacterized protein LOC110670166 is translated as MMEVDNGRDDMSIDGQSLGNGVPGGFNASYLKLYYGKLFPYADIFKWLSYGNDGKHPACDKSYFGRREFSFTLDNDIYLRFQSVNNEFELENTIKEKCPFKIDIGPVYSVDPAKRHAYSQSGDNVFTPVERELIFDIDISDYDNVRYCCSGADVCLDCWPLMTVAIKVIDASLRDDFGFNHILWVFSGRRGVHCWVCDGKARRLTNEQRAAIADYFRVYKGNENSNKRVSLTGPVLHPFLVRSYTEVLKDFFETKLLSSQNLFSTEERYGKILEMIPDESVTSELQGKWQNNKRSSISKEDINLVRWEQLKHSLQSGQKKAQGLRRCVEEIVFSFTYPRIDMEVSKHMNHLLKAPFCIHPKTGRVCVPIDPKHCEEFDPTVVPTLSQLLEELNMGGVGADDDKECDRTSLGKSLSFFRSSFLRPLLKSCKEEMESLHNAKLQQSKNSLSW